In Archangium violaceum, the following are encoded in one genomic region:
- the istA gene encoding IS21 family transposase gives MATERLSMRHIREVLRQKWEQKRSHREVASSLGISAGAVGSVLARAAAAKLSWEQVEQMREEELEERLYGAVPKPTAQRPLPDPVYIHTERKKPGVTLELLHLEYLEKHPEGYRYTQFCEYYRQWLAKHRLTMRQEHRAGEKLFVDYSGNKPHLVDETTGERVEVELFVAVLGASNYTYAEATRTQRGPDFIASHQRCFVYLGGVPGALVPDQLKSGVTRACRYEPGVQRTYEEFARHCGTVVLPARPRSPRDKAKVEVGVLVVQRWLLARLRHHTFFSLEALNERIGELLEDLNNRKMRLYDASRRELFERLDKPALRPLPAEAFTYGEWKQVRVNIDYHVQVHHHFYSVPYALVHQVLEARVTATTVELYQRGERVASHVRSDERGRHTTQPEHMPKAHQKHLEWTPSRLVHWAGTIGPNTQKLVESILRERPHPELGYRSCLGILRLARRYGNERLEAACTRALAVSARSFRHVDSILQNGLDRLAPPTDEAQPELAAQTHENVRGSDYYH, from the coding sequence ATGGCCACGGAGCGACTGTCCATGCGTCACATACGAGAAGTGCTACGGCAGAAGTGGGAGCAGAAGAGAAGCCACCGGGAGGTGGCCAGCAGCCTGGGAATCAGCGCGGGGGCGGTGGGGAGCGTGCTGGCGCGCGCTGCGGCGGCGAAGCTGAGCTGGGAGCAGGTGGAGCAGATGCGGGAGGAGGAGCTGGAGGAGCGGCTGTATGGCGCCGTGCCGAAGCCCACGGCCCAGAGGCCCCTGCCCGACCCGGTGTACATCCACACGGAGAGAAAGAAGCCCGGCGTCACGCTGGAGCTGTTGCACCTGGAGTACCTGGAGAAACACCCGGAGGGGTACCGCTACACGCAGTTCTGCGAGTACTACCGGCAGTGGTTGGCCAAACACCGGCTCACCATGAGGCAGGAGCACCGGGCGGGAGAAAAGCTCTTCGTCGACTACTCGGGAAACAAGCCGCACCTGGTGGACGAGACAACGGGCGAGCGCGTGGAGGTGGAGCTGTTCGTGGCGGTGCTGGGGGCCTCCAACTACACGTACGCGGAGGCCACGCGCACGCAGCGAGGGCCGGACTTCATCGCCAGTCACCAGCGCTGCTTCGTGTACCTCGGTGGCGTGCCGGGAGCGCTGGTGCCTGACCAGCTCAAGAGCGGGGTGACGCGCGCGTGCCGCTACGAGCCGGGAGTGCAGCGCACGTACGAGGAATTCGCGCGGCACTGCGGCACGGTGGTGCTGCCAGCGCGCCCGCGCTCGCCCCGGGACAAGGCGAAGGTGGAGGTGGGCGTGCTGGTGGTGCAGCGCTGGCTACTGGCGCGGCTGCGCCACCACACCTTCTTCTCGCTGGAGGCGCTCAACGAGCGCATTGGCGAGCTGCTGGAGGACCTCAATAACCGAAAAATGAGGCTGTACGACGCGAGCCGGAGAGAGCTCTTCGAGCGGCTGGACAAACCGGCGCTGCGGCCGCTACCGGCCGAGGCTTTCACCTACGGCGAGTGGAAGCAGGTGCGAGTCAACATCGACTACCACGTGCAGGTGCACCATCACTTCTACTCGGTGCCGTACGCGCTGGTGCACCAGGTGCTGGAGGCGCGAGTGACGGCCACCACGGTGGAGCTGTACCAGCGCGGCGAGCGCGTGGCGAGTCACGTGCGTAGCGACGAGCGGGGCCGGCACACCACGCAGCCGGAGCACATGCCCAAGGCGCACCAGAAGCACCTGGAGTGGACGCCCTCGCGGCTGGTGCACTGGGCGGGCACCATCGGCCCCAACACCCAGAAGCTGGTGGAGAGCATCCTGCGCGAGCGTCCTCACCCGGAGCTGGGTTACCGCTCCTGCCTGGGGATACTGCGGCTGGCCAGGCGCTACGGCAACGAGCGGCTGGAGGCGGCGTGCACGCGAGCCCTGGCCGTGAGCGCCCGCTCCTTCCGGCACGTGGACTCCATTCTCCAGAATGGGCTGGACCGGCTCGCCCCACCAACGGACGAAGCGCAACCGGAGCTCGCCGCGCAGACGCACGAGAACGTGCGCGGCAGCGACTACTACCACTGA
- the istB gene encoding IS21-like element helper ATPase IstB produces MLNEPTMQKLHSLKLSALAAEWERQQKDPELAKLSFDERLGMLVDAEWLHRENARTARCLREAKLRLSSASLEDLDYAPKRELDKSLVRQLGSCRWVAEHQNVVITGATGTGKTYLACALAEAACRKGYKALYRRAPRLFDELTLAHADGSYARVLARLAKVDVLVIDDWGLAPLKEQERRDMLEILEDRYGNRSTLMTSQLPTTKWHDHLGDPTVADAICDRVLHNSHRVVLKGPSRRKEESAEK; encoded by the coding sequence ATGCTGAACGAACCGACGATGCAGAAGCTGCACTCCCTGAAGCTCTCCGCCCTGGCGGCCGAGTGGGAACGGCAGCAGAAGGACCCCGAGCTGGCGAAGCTGTCCTTCGATGAGCGGCTGGGGATGTTGGTGGACGCCGAGTGGCTGCACCGGGAGAACGCGCGTACGGCGCGCTGCCTGCGCGAGGCGAAGCTGCGGCTGAGCAGCGCGAGCCTGGAGGACCTCGACTACGCGCCCAAGCGCGAGCTGGACAAGAGTCTGGTGCGCCAGCTGGGCTCGTGCCGCTGGGTGGCCGAGCACCAGAACGTGGTGATTACGGGAGCCACGGGGACCGGCAAGACGTACCTGGCCTGCGCACTGGCGGAGGCTGCGTGCCGCAAGGGCTACAAGGCGCTCTACCGCAGAGCGCCCCGGCTCTTCGACGAGCTGACGCTGGCACACGCGGATGGCTCGTACGCGCGGGTGCTGGCGCGTCTGGCCAAGGTGGACGTGCTGGTCATCGACGACTGGGGGCTGGCTCCACTCAAGGAGCAGGAGCGCCGGGACATGCTCGAGATTCTCGAGGACAGGTACGGCAACCGCAGCACCCTCATGACCAGCCAGCTGCCCACCACGAAGTGGCACGACCACCTGGGGGACCCGACGGTAGCCGACGCTATTTGCGACAGGGTGCTACATAACTCCCATCGGGTCGTGTTAAAGGGCCCCTCCCGCAGGAAGGAGGAGTCTGCGGAGAAGTAG
- the istA gene encoding IS21 family transposase, with amino-acid sequence MRKLRELLRQRLELKLSVREIARSLGIGVGTVNRYLYRAQAAKLTSWPLPPELDDDAALTALLFAEEGKVVASRPEPDWAHVHAELRRKGVTKLLLWQEYREGNPEGYQYSQFCERYARWAKSVSVTMRQEHRAGEKCFMDFSGDGLQVHDVVSGEARMAKLYLAVLGASNYTYAEPVFSEDIATWVGCNQGAFAYFGGVPEMAVPDNLKAAVTRANRYEPDINPSYADMARHYGFAVVPARPRKPRDKAKVENGVLLAERWILATLRNRRFTSLSEVREAVAVLLEKLNTRPMRKLGKSRRQLFEEVEKAALKPLPDKPYELAHWKKARVNVDYHVELEGHCYSVPYGLVGQQVEVRYTQSCVEVLLGGRRVASHVRSEERGRFTTLAEHMPASHRAHAQWTPSRILSWAATVGPSTARLVEELMKRRPHPEQGFRSALGVIRLAERRGQQRVEKACARALRHRAYSYKSVAAILQHHLEDAQAVHEDKGALPQHENVRGADYYH; translated from the coding sequence ATGCGCAAGCTGAGAGAGTTGTTGAGACAGAGGTTGGAGCTGAAGCTGTCGGTGCGGGAGATTGCCCGGAGCCTGGGAATCGGGGTGGGCACGGTGAATCGCTACCTGTACCGGGCGCAGGCGGCGAAGCTGACGAGCTGGCCGCTGCCGCCGGAGCTGGACGACGACGCGGCACTCACGGCGCTGCTGTTCGCGGAGGAGGGCAAGGTGGTGGCGAGCCGGCCCGAGCCGGACTGGGCGCACGTGCACGCGGAGCTCAGGAGGAAGGGCGTTACCAAGTTACTGTTGTGGCAGGAGTACCGGGAGGGCAACCCGGAGGGCTACCAGTACAGCCAGTTCTGCGAGCGCTACGCGCGGTGGGCGAAGAGCGTGAGCGTCACCATGCGCCAGGAGCACCGGGCCGGGGAGAAGTGCTTCATGGACTTCAGCGGAGACGGGCTGCAAGTCCACGACGTGGTGAGCGGAGAGGCGCGGATGGCGAAGCTGTACCTGGCGGTGCTGGGGGCCAGCAACTACACGTACGCGGAGCCCGTCTTCAGTGAGGACATCGCCACGTGGGTGGGGTGCAACCAGGGCGCGTTCGCGTACTTCGGAGGAGTGCCGGAGATGGCGGTGCCCGACAACCTGAAGGCGGCAGTCACGCGAGCCAACCGGTACGAGCCGGACATCAACCCCAGCTACGCGGACATGGCCAGGCACTACGGCTTCGCGGTGGTGCCGGCGCGGCCACGCAAGCCGAGGGACAAGGCGAAGGTGGAGAACGGGGTGCTGCTGGCCGAGAGGTGGATTCTGGCGACGCTGCGCAACCGGCGCTTCACGTCGCTGTCCGAGGTGCGTGAGGCAGTGGCGGTGCTGCTGGAGAAGCTGAACACGCGGCCCATGCGCAAGCTGGGCAAGAGCCGCCGGCAACTCTTCGAGGAGGTGGAGAAGGCGGCGCTCAAACCGCTGCCGGACAAGCCCTACGAGCTGGCGCACTGGAAGAAGGCGCGCGTCAACGTGGACTACCACGTGGAGTTGGAGGGGCACTGCTACAGCGTGCCCTACGGGCTGGTGGGGCAGCAGGTGGAGGTGCGCTACACGCAGTCGTGCGTGGAGGTGCTGCTGGGCGGCCGGCGCGTGGCCAGCCACGTGCGCAGTGAGGAACGCGGACGCTTCACCACACTGGCCGAGCACATGCCGGCCAGCCACCGCGCGCATGCGCAGTGGACGCCGAGCCGAATCCTCTCCTGGGCCGCCACGGTGGGCCCCAGCACGGCGAGGCTGGTGGAGGAGTTGATGAAGCGCCGGCCCCATCCCGAGCAGGGCTTCCGCTCCGCCCTGGGCGTCATCCGCCTGGCTGAGCGCCGCGGACAGCAGCGCGTGGAGAAGGCGTGCGCGCGGGCGCTGCGCCACCGCGCCTACAGCTACAAGTCCGTGGCCGCCATCCTCCAGCACCACCTCGAGGACGCGCAGGCGGTGCACGAGGACAAGGGAGCGCTGCCCCAGCACGAGAACGTGCGCGGCGCCGACTACTACCACTGA
- a CDS encoding DUF2381 family protein, producing the protein MLRGPKGEVFKPVLLWQPSPILPAAPGEASNRGRVVVEVLAMEREARGTYTLILWDAGRQRTVTLGNVTFL; encoded by the coding sequence GTGCTCCGGGGACCGAAGGGCGAAGTGTTCAAGCCGGTGCTGCTCTGGCAACCGAGCCCCATTCTCCCCGCCGCGCCGGGAGAGGCGAGCAACCGAGGGCGCGTCGTGGTGGAGGTGCTGGCTATGGAGAGGGAGGCCCGGGGGACGTACACCCTCATCCTGTGGGATGCTGGGCGCCAACGCACCGTCACCCTCGGTAACGTGACGTTCCTGTAG
- a CDS encoding ISL3 family transposase — protein sequence MKESYSIPGCRVERVVRSGSTQTVLVVRTERRGAPCPSCKQHSDAQHSTYVRRPADVPSAGRAVQLELHVRRFSCRNARCERRTFAERLPRLLAPSARRTRRLARAQCAVGMTAGAEGGARLLKPLAMPTSPDTLLRLMHRAPLPAQIPPQAVGVDDWASRKGRTYGSILVDLKKHRVVDLLPDRSASTLAAWLRRHSGVEVIARDRSSEYARAVAEGAPHAQQVADRWHLLLNGRQMVERWLTGAHARLRALPEVPSADTAPVRRHASFPRTHSEARAREESRARRLAVYQAVRRRHMAGEPLLRISNTLRLARGTVRKYALATSFPERAARVPGPSILDPYLEYLVQRHTAGCENALALWREIRARGFKGTSRQVHRWLQTRRTTVAHSTPRIRRGNDSSPNLSPPGGALPSPKQLAWMCVQPKDALTPTEVTTLARIEQDTEAARVVTLVHRFGEIVRERSVTRGAKPINTCSTFEQWLGEARTCGVRAVETFAQGLEQDGDAVRAALTTPWSNAQSEGQITKLKLLKRQMYGRASFDLLRRRVLLAA from the coding sequence ATGAAAGAGTCGTATTCGATTCCTGGTTGTCGGGTGGAGCGGGTGGTGCGAAGCGGCTCCACGCAAACCGTCCTCGTGGTGCGCACGGAGCGTCGAGGCGCTCCGTGCCCTTCCTGCAAGCAACATAGCGACGCGCAGCACAGCACCTACGTCCGTCGGCCAGCCGACGTGCCCTCCGCGGGGCGTGCGGTTCAGCTCGAGCTGCACGTGCGCCGTTTCTCCTGTCGCAATGCGAGGTGCGAGCGGCGCACGTTCGCCGAGCGCCTGCCCCGCCTTCTGGCCCCGAGTGCCCGGCGCACGCGCCGGCTCGCCCGTGCGCAGTGCGCCGTGGGCATGACGGCCGGGGCCGAGGGCGGAGCCAGGCTTCTCAAGCCCCTGGCCATGCCGACGAGTCCCGACACGCTCCTGCGGTTGATGCACCGCGCCCCGCTGCCCGCGCAGATACCGCCTCAGGCAGTGGGGGTGGATGATTGGGCCTCGCGCAAAGGGCGCACCTACGGCTCCATCCTGGTCGATTTGAAGAAGCACCGCGTTGTTGACTTGCTGCCCGATCGGTCGGCTTCCACTCTGGCCGCATGGCTGCGTCGGCACTCGGGTGTCGAAGTCATCGCCCGTGACCGCTCGAGCGAGTATGCACGCGCAGTCGCGGAAGGGGCTCCCCATGCTCAACAGGTCGCGGACCGCTGGCACCTGCTGCTCAACGGGCGGCAGATGGTGGAGCGTTGGCTGACGGGAGCGCATGCGCGTCTGCGTGCGCTGCCCGAAGTGCCGAGCGCGGATACCGCCCCCGTGCGCCGTCACGCCAGTTTCCCACGCACTCACAGCGAGGCGCGTGCTCGTGAGGAGAGCCGGGCACGACGTCTCGCCGTGTACCAGGCCGTGCGCCGCCGCCACATGGCCGGGGAGCCTCTGCTGAGAATCAGCAACACCCTGCGGCTGGCGCGGGGGACGGTGCGCAAGTACGCCTTGGCGACGAGCTTTCCAGAGCGCGCAGCGCGTGTGCCCGGTCCGAGCATTCTCGACCCTTACCTGGAGTATCTCGTCCAGCGGCACACCGCCGGTTGCGAGAACGCATTGGCCTTGTGGCGGGAGATTCGCGCCCGGGGCTTCAAGGGCACATCGCGGCAGGTCCATCGCTGGCTGCAGACGCGACGCACGACGGTGGCACATTCGACGCCTCGCATACGCCGCGGCAATGACTCGAGCCCGAATCTCTCGCCCCCTGGTGGCGCGCTCCCCTCGCCCAAGCAGCTGGCGTGGATGTGCGTTCAACCGAAGGACGCGCTCACACCCACTGAGGTGACCACGCTGGCGCGCATCGAGCAGGACACGGAGGCCGCGCGAGTCGTGACACTGGTGCATCGCTTCGGGGAAATCGTGCGCGAGCGGAGCGTCACACGAGGAGCCAAGCCCATCAACACCTGCAGCACCTTCGAGCAGTGGCTGGGTGAGGCGCGCACCTGCGGCGTGCGCGCGGTGGAGACCTTCGCGCAGGGACTCGAGCAGGACGGTGATGCCGTTCGGGCCGCGCTGACCACACCGTGGAGCAATGCCCAATCCGAGGGGCAGATAACGAAGCTCAAACTCCTCAAGCGCCAGATGTACGGTCGCGCCAGCTTCGACTTGCTGCGCCGTCGCGTGCTGCTCGCCGCGTGA
- a CDS encoding metallopeptidase family protein, producing the protein MGKRTSKQAAPSDVEVRLDGVAAAFEEGAFEEALAGAETLLAEAPELPEALHWRAAALVELGQLEEAVEAYGRALKVSPDDLELLLGAAECLVGRAGDEREAVEEGLSLCARGRKMAQRAGDVELLFEFLLLEGTGLNQVGECVQALASLEAALGHMPRSMEARLERAIALFELCRFPEAQAAFEEVLRDAADEPWAHHYLGLLAERRGEGKEARKRFGKAQTLAPEEFPPPVELGEEAFDKAVEDAVKALPGHVKEYLDNVTIAVEEIPKDEDLLGESPPLSPCILGVFRGSPVGERNSILGGFDPYPASIVLYQKNLERFAKTREELIEQIGITVMHEVGHLMGLDEDDLWERGLD; encoded by the coding sequence ATGGGGAAGCGTACGTCGAAACAGGCGGCGCCGTCGGACGTGGAGGTACGGCTCGACGGGGTGGCGGCGGCATTCGAGGAAGGAGCCTTCGAGGAGGCCCTGGCCGGGGCGGAGACGCTGCTGGCCGAGGCGCCCGAGCTCCCGGAGGCCCTGCACTGGCGTGCGGCGGCCCTGGTGGAGCTGGGGCAGTTGGAGGAGGCCGTGGAGGCCTACGGGCGGGCCCTGAAGGTGTCGCCGGACGATCTGGAGCTGCTGCTCGGGGCGGCCGAGTGCCTGGTGGGGCGGGCGGGAGACGAGCGCGAGGCGGTGGAGGAGGGCCTCTCCCTGTGCGCCCGGGGCCGGAAGATGGCCCAGCGGGCGGGCGACGTGGAGCTGCTCTTCGAGTTCCTCCTGCTGGAGGGCACGGGGCTGAACCAGGTGGGCGAGTGTGTGCAGGCGCTGGCGAGCCTGGAGGCGGCGCTGGGGCACATGCCGAGGTCAATGGAGGCGAGGCTGGAGCGGGCCATCGCGCTGTTCGAGCTGTGCCGGTTCCCGGAGGCGCAGGCGGCGTTCGAGGAGGTGCTGCGGGACGCGGCGGACGAGCCGTGGGCGCATCATTACCTGGGGCTGCTGGCGGAGCGGCGGGGAGAGGGGAAGGAGGCGCGCAAGCGGTTCGGGAAGGCGCAGACGCTGGCGCCGGAGGAGTTCCCCCCGCCGGTGGAGCTGGGCGAGGAGGCCTTCGACAAGGCGGTGGAGGACGCGGTGAAGGCGCTGCCCGGGCACGTGAAGGAGTACCTGGACAACGTGACGATCGCGGTGGAGGAGATTCCGAAGGACGAGGATCTGCTGGGGGAGTCGCCGCCGCTGTCGCCGTGCATCCTAGGGGTGTTCCGGGGCTCGCCGGTGGGAGAGCGGAACAGCATCCTGGGGGGATTCGATCCGTACCCGGCGTCGATCGTGCTGTACCAGAAGAACCTGGAGCGCTTCGCGAAGACGCGGGAGGAGCTCATCGAGCAGATCGGCATCACGGTGATGCACGAGGTGGGTCACCTGATGGGGCTCGACGAGGACGACCTGTGGGAGCGCGGGCTGGACTGA
- a CDS encoding response regulator — protein sequence MNILVVDDDVELCTLLSRFLEKHGYTVYSAADALQALDILERHEVGLVISDYRMPHMDGIQFTAMLKADPRHQNTSVILMTGNADGNVQDKGLRKGVAMTLEKPLDFNQLLNLVRFAE from the coding sequence GTGAACATTCTGGTCGTGGACGATGACGTCGAGCTGTGCACGCTGCTCTCTCGGTTCCTGGAGAAGCACGGGTACACCGTCTATTCGGCGGCAGACGCCTTGCAGGCTCTCGACATCCTCGAGCGCCACGAGGTGGGCCTCGTCATCAGCGACTACCGGATGCCCCACATGGACGGCATCCAGTTCACCGCCATGCTCAAGGCCGACCCCCGTCACCAGAACACCTCCGTCATCCTCATGACGGGCAATGCCGACGGCAACGTCCAGGACAAGGGCCTGCGCAAGGGCGTGGCCATGACCCTCGAGAAGCCCCTGGACTTCAATCAGCTTCTCAACCTGGTGCGCTTCGCCGAGTAG
- the groL gene encoding chaperonin GroEL (60 kDa chaperone family; promotes refolding of misfolded polypeptides especially under stressful conditions; forms two stacked rings of heptamers to form a barrel-shaped 14mer; ends can be capped by GroES; misfolded proteins enter the barrel where they are refolded when GroES binds), with amino-acid sequence MAAKEIFFHQSAREAILRGVRILSDAVAVTLGPKGRNVVIEKSFGSPTVTKDGVTVAKEIDLENKFENMGAQMVKEVASKTSDKAGDGTTTATVLARAIYEEGLKLVAAGHSPMDLKRGIDKAVETVVAELKKLSKPTSDKKAIAQVGTISANGDETIGNIIADAMEKVGKEGVITVEEAKGLETTLDVVEGMQFDRGYVSPYFVTNRERMEVVLDDPYILISEKKVSAMQDMIPILEQVARSGKPLLIIAEDIEGEALATLVVNKIRGVLNVAAVKAPGFGDRRKEMLKDIATLTGGTVVSEELGHKYEALTLNDLGRAKRITIDKDNTTVVDGAGKREDIEGRIKLIRGQMETTTSDYDREKLQERLAKLAGGVAVIHVGAATETEMKEKKARVEDALHATRAAVEEGIVPGGGVAYLRCLGALETLKLGGELDFGVEIIRKALQEPLRKIASNAGLEGPVIINKVREGKGAYGFNARTEVFEDLEKAGVIDPTKVERTALQNAASVASLLLTTEAMVAERPKKKAKGAASGGAPDYGGDDLEY; translated from the coding sequence ATGGCAGCGAAGGAGATCTTCTTCCACCAGTCGGCCCGGGAGGCCATTCTGCGCGGTGTTCGCATTCTCTCGGACGCGGTGGCGGTGACCCTGGGCCCCAAGGGCCGCAACGTGGTCATCGAGAAGTCGTTCGGCTCGCCCACGGTGACCAAGGACGGTGTGACGGTCGCCAAGGAGATCGATCTCGAGAACAAGTTCGAGAACATGGGCGCCCAGATGGTCAAGGAGGTCGCCTCCAAGACCTCCGACAAGGCCGGCGACGGCACCACCACCGCCACCGTGCTCGCCCGCGCCATCTATGAGGAGGGTCTCAAGCTGGTGGCCGCCGGCCACAGCCCCATGGATCTCAAGCGCGGCATCGACAAGGCCGTGGAGACCGTGGTGGCCGAGCTGAAGAAGCTCTCCAAGCCCACCTCCGACAAGAAGGCCATCGCCCAGGTGGGCACCATCTCCGCCAACGGCGACGAGACGATCGGCAACATCATCGCCGACGCCATGGAGAAGGTGGGCAAGGAGGGTGTCATCACCGTCGAGGAGGCCAAGGGCCTCGAGACGACCCTGGACGTGGTCGAGGGCATGCAGTTCGACCGCGGCTACGTGTCCCCGTACTTCGTCACCAACCGCGAGCGCATGGAGGTCGTCCTCGACGACCCCTACATCCTCATCAGCGAGAAGAAGGTCTCCGCGATGCAGGACATGATCCCCATCCTCGAGCAGGTCGCCCGCTCCGGGAAGCCCCTGCTGATCATCGCCGAGGACATCGAGGGCGAGGCGCTGGCCACCCTGGTGGTGAACAAGATCCGCGGCGTGCTCAACGTGGCCGCCGTGAAGGCCCCGGGCTTCGGTGACCGCCGCAAGGAGATGCTCAAGGACATCGCCACCCTCACCGGCGGCACGGTGGTGAGCGAGGAGCTGGGCCACAAGTACGAGGCCCTCACGCTCAATGACCTCGGCCGCGCCAAGCGCATCACCATCGACAAGGACAACACCACCGTCGTCGATGGCGCCGGCAAGCGCGAGGACATCGAGGGTCGTATCAAGCTCATCCGCGGCCAGATGGAGACCACCACCAGCGACTACGACCGCGAGAAGCTCCAGGAGCGTCTGGCCAAGCTGGCCGGTGGCGTCGCCGTCATCCACGTGGGCGCCGCGACCGAGACCGAGATGAAGGAGAAGAAGGCTCGCGTCGAGGACGCCCTGCACGCCACCCGCGCGGCCGTCGAGGAGGGCATCGTCCCCGGCGGCGGCGTGGCCTACCTGCGCTGCCTGGGCGCCCTGGAGACGCTCAAGCTGGGCGGTGAGCTGGACTTCGGCGTGGAGATCATCCGCAAGGCCCTCCAGGAGCCCCTGCGCAAGATCGCCTCCAACGCCGGCCTCGAGGGCCCCGTCATCATCAACAAGGTCCGCGAGGGCAAGGGCGCCTACGGCTTCAACGCCCGCACCGAGGTCTTCGAGGACCTCGAGAAGGCCGGCGTCATCGACCCCACCAAGGTCGAGCGCACCGCCCTGCAGAACGCCGCCTCCGTCGCCTCCCTGCTCCTGACCACCGAGGCCATGGTCGCCGAGCGCCCCAAGAAGAAGGCCAAGGGCGCGGCCTCCGGTGGCGCCCCGGACTACGGTGGCGACGACCTGGAGTACTGA
- the sinK gene encoding hybrid histidine protein kinase/response regulator SinK codes for MDIPAPLALLLQALEAGDLPAAKAAAAELQRSSAITTQLAAEVLHELRQPLLGVKAYTQLLTEEIGTRGPLRQMLAQVERMEQIISDFTRLASERPAPQQRVPLVTHVQAAARAFALNPDSSRISLQLEAPDAPLEVQGNGRLLEQLTLNLLNNARDAATGRGLVKVVLGREGRSPVMYVADWGPGIPEAVRHRLFEPYVTGSKRGTGLGLAVCKRIAQEHHAQLELVPASVLPDQPPPTTVFRVLFPAPDAVPATVARAPVSPSPTPAPSRRRLLVVDDEEIIRSVFKDLMSRECEVLEAANAEEALAYLEREPVDLIVTDKNLPGLSGLELAQRARRLDPNSRVILMTGYPSLVTAQQALELGLLDYLLKPFDDIREVRTKLREALTHAPPTRQGLRPGSSRVDVLDDSPASARRATEALAQLGLEARVLTTASEEPTAEPPAAVVVSWDLGTAYGRQALELARKQSRGAPFVVLAEYLSQETVLEALRAGASGCLARELEAHELSHELSRILCHAPSPSPSGRGPG; via the coding sequence ATGGACATCCCGGCCCCGCTCGCGCTCCTGCTCCAGGCCTTGGAAGCGGGAGACCTGCCGGCGGCGAAGGCAGCCGCCGCGGAGCTGCAACGGAGCAGCGCCATCACCACCCAGCTCGCGGCCGAGGTGCTCCACGAGCTGCGCCAGCCGCTGTTGGGCGTGAAGGCCTACACCCAGCTGCTCACCGAGGAGATCGGCACCCGAGGCCCGCTGCGGCAGATGCTGGCGCAGGTGGAGCGGATGGAGCAGATCATCTCCGACTTCACCCGGCTGGCCAGCGAGCGCCCCGCGCCGCAGCAGCGCGTGCCGCTGGTGACGCACGTGCAGGCGGCGGCACGCGCCTTCGCGCTCAACCCGGACTCGTCGCGCATCTCGCTGCAGCTGGAGGCGCCCGATGCACCGCTCGAGGTGCAGGGCAACGGCCGGCTGTTGGAGCAGCTCACGCTCAACCTGCTCAACAACGCGCGCGACGCGGCGACGGGGCGGGGGCTGGTGAAGGTGGTGCTGGGACGCGAGGGGCGCTCGCCGGTGATGTACGTGGCGGACTGGGGCCCGGGAATACCCGAGGCCGTGCGCCACCGGCTCTTCGAGCCCTACGTGACGGGCAGCAAGCGCGGCACCGGACTGGGGCTGGCGGTGTGCAAGCGCATCGCGCAGGAGCACCACGCGCAGCTGGAGCTCGTCCCGGCCTCGGTGCTGCCGGATCAGCCGCCGCCCACCACCGTCTTCCGAGTCCTCTTCCCCGCTCCGGACGCCGTCCCGGCCACCGTGGCCCGCGCGCCGGTCTCCCCCTCCCCCACTCCGGCCCCCTCACGCCGCCGCCTGCTGGTGGTGGACGACGAGGAGATCATCCGCAGCGTCTTCAAGGATTTGATGAGCCGGGAGTGCGAGGTGCTCGAGGCCGCCAACGCCGAGGAGGCACTGGCGTACCTCGAGCGCGAGCCGGTGGATCTCATCGTCACGGACAAGAACCTGCCGGGCCTGTCGGGACTGGAGCTGGCGCAGCGGGCGCGGCGGTTGGATCCCAACTCGCGCGTCATCCTGATGACGGGCTACCCCTCGTTGGTGACGGCGCAGCAGGCGCTGGAGCTGGGACTGCTGGACTATCTGCTCAAGCCCTTCGACGACATCCGCGAGGTGCGGACGAAGCTGCGCGAGGCCCTCACCCATGCGCCCCCCACCCGGCAGGGCTTGCGCCCGGGGAGCAGCCGCGTGGACGTGCTCGATGACAGCCCCGCCTCGGCGAGGCGGGCGACCGAGGCGCTCGCCCAGCTGGGATTGGAGGCGCGGGTGCTGACCACGGCCTCCGAGGAGCCCACGGCGGAACCTCCGGCGGCGGTGGTGGTGAGCTGGGACCTGGGCACCGCCTACGGGAGGCAGGCGCTGGAGCTGGCCCGGAAGCAATCCCGGGGAGCGCCCTTCGTGGTGCTCGCCGAGTACCTCTCGCAGGAAACAGTGCTGGAGGCCCTGCGAGCGGGCGCCTCGGGGTGCCTGGCGAGGGAGCTGGAGGCACACGAGCTCAGCCACGAGCTCTCGCGAATCCTGTGCCACGCCCCCTCACCCTCTCCCTCTGGGAGAGGGCCGGGGTGA